A DNA window from Chryseobacterium sp. MEBOG06 contains the following coding sequences:
- a CDS encoding GNAT family N-acetyltransferase, translating into MNDINNEVKIIAYEHQYKEAFKTLNEEWIKTFFVMEAGDYKLLDHPEEQILEKGGYIAFALLNNEPVGTCALVKAGDKPLTFELSKMAVSPKAQGKKIGYLLGNALIGKAKELNAQKVFLETNSILVPAIKLYEKLGFKHIPITDAGYDRVDVQMQLDL; encoded by the coding sequence ATGAATGATATCAATAATGAAGTGAAAATTATAGCGTATGAACATCAGTATAAAGAAGCTTTCAAGACGTTAAATGAAGAATGGATCAAAACTTTTTTTGTAATGGAAGCAGGTGATTATAAATTGCTGGATCATCCTGAAGAGCAAATTTTAGAAAAAGGAGGGTATATTGCTTTCGCATTATTAAATAATGAACCCGTGGGAACATGTGCATTGGTGAAGGCTGGTGATAAACCTCTTACTTTCGAACTCTCAAAGATGGCAGTAAGCCCCAAAGCGCAGGGAAAAAAAATTGGATATCTGCTGGGAAATGCATTAATAGGGAAAGCGAAAGAGCTCAATGCGCAAAAAGTATTTTTAGAAACCAATTCTATATTAGTTCCTGCAATTAAATTGTATGAAAAGTTAGGATTTAAGCATATTCCGATTACTGATGCCGGATATGATAGGGTAGATGTACAGATGCAGTTGGATTTGTAA
- a CDS encoding response regulator transcription factor yields the protein MKKIILIEDETSVVSFIKKGLQENGYEVSVAFDGRTGVQLVQANDFDMVILDIMLPEMNGLDVCKEIRKTNESVPILFLTALGSSENIVLGLESGGDDYLVKPFKFIELVARVKSLLRRSLGSNPQEIVEPEPDNEYVFQFSDLTVNDYTKKVTRAGEDITLTSTEYKLLLYFLNNPEKVISRAEILDAVWGVNYELGTNVVDVYVNYLRKKLDHQDDNKLIHTVIGMGYVLKKS from the coding sequence ATGAAAAAAATTATTCTTATCGAAGATGAAACCAGTGTAGTTTCTTTTATTAAAAAGGGCCTTCAGGAAAATGGCTATGAAGTATCTGTGGCTTTTGATGGGCGTACAGGTGTACAGCTGGTACAGGCTAATGATTTCGATATGGTAATTTTGGATATTATGCTGCCGGAAATGAATGGGCTGGACGTCTGTAAAGAAATCAGGAAAACCAATGAGAGTGTTCCTATTTTATTTCTGACAGCCCTGGGATCCTCTGAGAATATTGTGCTTGGGCTGGAAAGTGGTGGTGATGATTACCTGGTAAAGCCATTCAAATTTATTGAATTGGTAGCCCGTGTAAAATCACTGTTGAGAAGAAGCCTCGGAAGTAATCCGCAGGAAATTGTAGAACCTGAACCGGATAATGAATATGTCTTTCAGTTTTCGGATCTGACAGTTAATGACTATACTAAGAAAGTAACCCGCGCCGGAGAAGATATTACGCTTACTTCTACAGAATATAAACTGCTGTTATATTTTCTCAATAATCCGGAAAAAGTAATCTCCAGAGCCGAAATTTTAGATGCTGTTTGGGGAGTAAACTATGAATTGGGAACCAATGTGGTGGATGTTTATGTCAATTATTTAAGAAAAAAACTGGATCATCAGGATGATAACAAACTGATTCATACCGTGATAGGAATGGGGTATGTTCTGAAAAAGAGTTAA
- a CDS encoding endonuclease/exonuclease/phosphatase family protein, with product MKIFRLILLILHLGILFLVLCTLLNAYIPPKIFPWFNLLSLGFPILITLYIVLTVFWVLSWKKRAFVFMFVGLLFLNPVKRWVNYSSDIKKRSDLKVLSFNTRTGVYKRQEVADYLKSHKADVVLLQEDSGNGYEFEGYDKISTPVGLTILTRHKIISKKIIDPQVDGLGSPALQADIQINGIVYRFIDVYLEPFRFEKEMIKLDGNTDADEEKVKDIVKKLIPTFKKHQDQVTLIRQLVDDSPYPVILAGDFNSVPNSYEYYHLSEGLEDAFLTSGKGSATSFHDYKFPIRIDYVFSSKALHAVSYEVDRSVSLSDHYPVIAKFSIENK from the coding sequence GTGAAGATTTTTCGGCTCATACTACTGATCCTGCATCTGGGAATTCTGTTTCTGGTACTGTGTACTTTATTGAATGCTTACATTCCACCTAAAATTTTTCCGTGGTTTAATCTGCTTTCTTTAGGCTTCCCGATTCTTATTACTCTATATATTGTCTTAACGGTATTTTGGGTGTTAAGCTGGAAAAAAAGAGCCTTTGTATTCATGTTTGTGGGTTTGTTGTTTTTAAATCCTGTAAAACGCTGGGTTAATTATTCCTCTGATATAAAAAAGAGATCAGATCTTAAAGTGTTGTCTTTCAATACCAGAACGGGAGTGTATAAGAGGCAGGAAGTTGCTGATTATCTGAAATCTCATAAAGCAGATGTTGTTCTTTTGCAGGAAGATTCCGGAAACGGATATGAGTTTGAAGGTTATGATAAAATAAGCACCCCGGTAGGTCTTACGATTCTTACAAGGCATAAAATCATCAGTAAAAAAATTATAGATCCGCAGGTGGATGGTTTAGGATCTCCTGCTTTACAGGCGGACATCCAGATAAATGGTATAGTGTATCGGTTTATTGACGTTTATCTTGAGCCGTTCCGGTTTGAAAAAGAAATGATAAAGCTTGACGGAAATACTGATGCTGATGAAGAAAAGGTAAAAGATATTGTGAAAAAGCTTATTCCTACCTTTAAAAAACATCAGGATCAGGTCACACTGATCAGACAATTGGTAGATGACTCTCCATATCCTGTTATTTTAGCCGGTGATTTCAACTCAGTTCCGAATTCTTATGAATATTACCACTTATCCGAAGGGCTTGAAGATGCATTTCTGACTTCTGGAAAAGGAAGTGCTACCAGTTTTCATGATTATAAATTTCCAATCAGGATTGATTATGTATTTTCTTCAAAAGCATTGCATGCTGTTTCCTATGAAGTAGACCGCTCTGTCAGTCTTTCAGACCATTATCCGGTCATTGCAAAATTTTCAATAGAGAATAAATAA
- a CDS encoding sensor histidine kinase, producing MFNKVITNQTKTMVLLMLVFTAIILLFSGLVYFSIVNFSHQRFYELLKIRTATIVQIEKSKDHLDLPENYILSSLNDEELPMEKDYVFAVPTDSNFKKISQEVHIPDYFFKKIIKEGESNYNDKEFYYIGQSFKYDDKDYIAIASAKNHYVVYYLGFLKRTLITCIVLSLFFSMIFSFYLSKTLFRPILKITGKVKEISSENLHLRLESQPDNKELNELVDTFNDMLNRIETSFETQNHLIGNVSHELRTPLTSIMGEADVALSISRTADEYKETLEIILDEAEKLDKKIKALLMIAQTGFDGKIQKMDKVRIDQLLWDVIETLRKIDSRNNIYLDISMLPDNPKKLKVQGNEQLLHLAVANIISNGCKYSNFQQVKVSLGATDTDVYIIVKDNGIGIPEVEMNKIYDPFFRASNTNNYEGYGIGLPLARNIVRMHHGELIVSSNQNLGTTVQMRFPNFYSTQRENV from the coding sequence ATGTTTAATAAAGTGATTACAAATCAGACCAAAACGATGGTGCTTTTAATGTTGGTTTTCACCGCCATTATTCTCCTTTTCAGTGGGTTGGTCTATTTTTCAATCGTTAATTTCTCACATCAGAGGTTTTATGAACTTCTAAAGATCCGGACAGCAACCATTGTTCAGATCGAAAAAAGCAAAGACCATCTGGACCTTCCGGAAAACTATATTCTCAGCAGCCTGAATGATGAGGAACTTCCCATGGAAAAAGATTATGTTTTTGCCGTTCCTACAGATTCCAATTTTAAAAAAATATCCCAGGAAGTTCATATTCCCGATTATTTCTTTAAAAAGATCATCAAAGAAGGCGAATCCAATTACAATGACAAAGAATTCTATTATATAGGACAGAGTTTTAAATATGATGACAAAGACTATATAGCGATTGCTTCTGCCAAAAACCATTATGTAGTCTATTATCTGGGGTTTTTGAAAAGAACGCTCATCACCTGTATTGTGCTTTCCCTGTTCTTCAGTATGATCTTTTCTTTTTATCTCTCTAAAACATTATTTAGACCCATCTTGAAAATTACAGGAAAAGTAAAGGAGATAAGCTCAGAAAACCTTCACCTGAGATTGGAATCCCAGCCGGACAATAAAGAGCTGAATGAACTGGTGGATACTTTCAATGATATGCTAAACCGTATAGAAACCTCTTTTGAAACCCAGAATCACCTGATCGGAAATGTATCGCATGAATTGAGAACCCCGTTAACGTCCATTATGGGAGAGGCTGATGTGGCACTTTCTATCAGCAGAACTGCAGATGAATATAAAGAAACCCTGGAAATCATTCTGGATGAGGCTGAAAAGTTAGACAAAAAGATCAAGGCTTTATTAATGATTGCGCAAACCGGATTCGACGGGAAAATCCAGAAAATGGATAAAGTAAGGATTGATCAGTTACTGTGGGATGTTATTGAAACACTTAGAAAAATCGATTCCAGGAATAATATTTATCTGGATATCAGTATGCTTCCTGATAATCCTAAAAAACTGAAAGTGCAGGGTAATGAGCAGCTTCTGCATCTGGCAGTTGCCAATATCATCAGTAATGGCTGTAAATATTCTAATTTCCAGCAGGTTAAAGTTTCTCTCGGAGCTACCGATACAGATGTTTATATTATTGTAAAAGATAATGGAATCGGAATTCCGGAAGTAGAGATGAATAAAATCTACGATCCGTTCTTCAGGGCATCCAATACAAACAATTATGAAGGTTATGGAATTGGGCTTCCATTGGCAAGGAACATCGTAAGAATGCATCATGGCGAATTGATCGTGAGTTCAAACCAAAACCTCGGTACCACCGTACAGATGCGCTTCCCAAATTTCTATAGTACCCAGAGGGAGAATGTTTAA
- the mutL gene encoding DNA mismatch repair endonuclease MutL gives MSDIIQLLPDHVANQIAAGEVVQRPASIVKELLENAIDADATRIELIIRDSGKNLIQVVDDGKGMSETDARMAFERHATSKIKGTEDIFKIATKGFRGEALASIAAVSQVELRTKQTAASIGTNIYIEGGVFQFQDPIQTAEGSNFLVKNLFYNVPARRKFLKNNNVEFRHVIDEFQRVALAHEGLEFSLFHDDEPVFRLRKGSQMQRIVDVFGRKLQPLLIPIKEDIIWCKLHGFVAKPEGAKKSRGEQFLFVNGRYFKSPHFNKAVQEAFEGLLQPGYVPSFFLFLELDPEKIDVNIHPQKTEVKFEDEHLIFALLRSTIKRSLGIYNVSPSLDFDRDPELDEMMNKPIPSKGNGGGSGIIKMPEIIVDKDYNPFLEEKNVRPEEIQNLTEMYHQNITAEPSKINLFEDEDFDEDLMRLPNGYWLFNKGDMTLMLDLGRMHRLLVAENNKSTRKSSTNSHALLFSLEYHMNEIEKNKYNSIRKYLPELGFDMKIAHESVLRIDSLPEGLKETQAMKFLENLFEILEYKTEDEFMHYYHNQWNKMQSKSRFDFIYKKDAEQVIKDFTALGFPEFLPDGKRCFYEVPFNDFKNKF, from the coding sequence ATGTCAGATATTATTCAGCTTTTACCGGATCATGTAGCTAACCAAATTGCAGCGGGAGAGGTGGTGCAGAGACCTGCATCCATCGTGAAGGAACTTTTGGAAAACGCTATAGATGCAGATGCTACAAGAATTGAATTGATCATCAGGGATTCCGGAAAAAACCTTATACAGGTGGTGGATGACGGGAAAGGGATGTCTGAAACAGATGCAAGAATGGCATTTGAAAGACATGCCACATCCAAGATTAAAGGAACGGAAGATATCTTTAAAATTGCAACAAAAGGGTTTCGCGGGGAGGCCTTGGCTTCTATTGCAGCAGTCTCTCAGGTTGAACTGAGAACGAAGCAGACAGCAGCGTCCATAGGAACCAATATTTATATCGAAGGCGGGGTTTTTCAGTTTCAGGACCCAATTCAGACAGCAGAAGGGTCAAACTTTTTGGTTAAAAATCTTTTCTACAACGTTCCTGCAAGAAGGAAGTTTTTGAAAAATAATAATGTAGAATTCAGACATGTAATTGATGAATTTCAGCGTGTTGCACTTGCGCACGAAGGACTGGAGTTTTCATTATTCCATGATGATGAGCCTGTTTTCAGACTGAGAAAAGGAAGTCAGATGCAGCGTATTGTGGATGTTTTTGGAAGAAAACTGCAGCCGCTTCTGATTCCTATCAAAGAAGATATTATCTGGTGTAAACTTCATGGCTTTGTTGCAAAACCTGAAGGAGCCAAAAAATCAAGAGGAGAGCAGTTTCTTTTCGTAAACGGAAGATATTTTAAAAGCCCACATTTCAATAAAGCAGTACAGGAAGCTTTTGAGGGGCTGCTTCAGCCCGGGTATGTGCCTTCGTTTTTTCTTTTTCTGGAACTTGATCCGGAGAAAATTGACGTTAATATTCATCCCCAGAAAACAGAAGTAAAGTTTGAAGATGAACATCTTATTTTTGCATTGCTTCGCTCTACTATCAAAAGATCACTGGGAATCTATAATGTATCTCCAAGTCTTGATTTTGACAGAGATCCTGAATTGGACGAGATGATGAACAAGCCTATTCCTAGTAAAGGAAACGGGGGTGGAAGCGGTATTATCAAAATGCCTGAAATCATCGTAGACAAAGATTATAATCCGTTTCTGGAAGAAAAAAATGTGCGTCCTGAAGAAATTCAGAACCTTACAGAAATGTACCATCAGAATATTACAGCAGAACCTTCAAAAATTAACTTGTTTGAAGATGAAGATTTTGATGAAGATCTGATGAGACTTCCCAACGGATACTGGCTTTTCAATAAGGGTGATATGACGCTAATGCTGGATCTTGGAAGAATGCACAGATTACTGGTGGCAGAAAACAATAAATCTACCAGAAAATCAAGCACCAACAGTCATGCACTTCTTTTCTCTCTGGAGTATCATATGAATGAGATCGAAAAAAATAAATACAATTCGATCAGAAAATATCTTCCGGAGCTTGGGTTTGACATGAAAATTGCTCATGAAAGTGTATTGAGAATAGATTCGCTTCCTGAAGGATTGAAAGAAACACAGGCAATGAAGTTTCTGGAGAACCTTTTTGAGATCCTGGAATATAAAACCGAGGACGAGTTTATGCATTATTACCATAATCAATGGAATAAAATGCAGTCTAAATCAAGATTTGACTTTATTTATAAAAAAGATGCGGAACAAGTTATCAAAGACTTTACAGCATTAGGCTTTCCGGAATTTCTGCCGGATGGTAAAAGATGCTTCTATGAAGTTCCGTTTAATGATTTTAAAAACAAATTTTAA
- a CDS encoding endonuclease/exonuclease/phosphatase family protein: MKSNQILLFIHIAVGVLLLCTLGNAWVPPNLLGSLNLLSLGFPYLMAAHLILTVVWIIKRQKIAIAFVLGTFIFYNPIRRWINFSPKTDNEKTIRDIKVLTFNVKYGEYGWDKVKNYIKEQNADIILVQEKDTNRALKQDLVKYPSVILKTKHKIVRQAQLIDEKARGNSFYADVDINGKIIRIVNVYLEPFRLHKSMFTKLDALGFGNVSTLLSHMTPTFQAHEEQVKRIRKIVDLSPYPVILAGDFNSVPNSYEYYNLGKDLQDAFLVAGKGSASSFHDYKVPLRIDYIFTSKSIIPLSYKVDHSVELSDHYPVIAEFLLN, from the coding sequence ATGAAGTCGAATCAGATATTACTATTTATACATATCGCTGTGGGTGTTTTGCTGTTGTGCACACTCGGGAATGCATGGGTTCCGCCTAACCTTTTGGGTAGCCTTAACCTGCTTTCTCTAGGCTTTCCCTATCTGATGGCGGCACACTTGATTCTTACCGTGGTTTGGATCATTAAAAGACAGAAAATAGCTATTGCTTTTGTCCTGGGGACCTTTATATTCTACAATCCAATCCGTCGATGGATCAACTTTTCTCCCAAAACAGATAATGAAAAGACAATACGAGATATAAAAGTACTTACTTTTAATGTGAAATATGGAGAATATGGCTGGGATAAAGTAAAGAACTATATCAAAGAGCAAAATGCTGATATTATCCTGGTTCAGGAAAAAGATACCAATCGTGCTTTAAAGCAGGACCTTGTAAAATATCCTTCTGTTATTCTTAAAACAAAACATAAAATTGTAAGACAGGCCCAGCTGATTGATGAAAAAGCAAGAGGGAATTCCTTCTATGCTGATGTGGATATCAATGGGAAGATTATCAGAATTGTAAATGTGTACCTGGAGCCTTTCAGGCTTCATAAATCAATGTTTACAAAACTGGACGCTTTAGGTTTTGGTAATGTTTCTACTTTGCTTTCACATATGACTCCCACTTTTCAGGCTCATGAAGAGCAGGTAAAAAGAATCAGAAAAATAGTAGACCTTTCACCTTATCCCGTTATTTTGGCCGGCGACTTCAATTCCGTTCCCAATTCTTATGAGTATTACAACCTTGGGAAAGACCTTCAGGACGCCTTTTTGGTTGCAGGAAAAGGGAGTGCAAGCAGTTTTCATGATTATAAAGTGCCGTTGAGAATTGATTATATTTTTACTTCAAAATCAATCATCCCCTTAAGCTATAAAGTAGATCATTCTGTGGAATTATCGGATCACTATCCTGTAATTGCAGAATTTCTGCTAAATTAG
- a CDS encoding YoaK family protein — MLRNYSNSRTLGDNIRLGTLTAFTAGTINIASLLIFLSFTSNVTGHYAILAAEISKGNWAQVGVVGVWIFLFFFGSFLSNFIVINFNKKSKYFAHSMPIVLEIICLLFVGVYGQLYYQKTLAETEYLVALMLFATGLQNGLTASISNFSVKTTHLTGTTTDLGILVSMFTQKRYRKNGELIGRAKLLLSIMISYVLGAVFSGLTYYYLEFRVFYVISICLLIVIGYDAYKIHIRHFNTKYRYNRIYRKPNLFAYLYEKIHGIPKREKKRKLVFDE; from the coding sequence ATGTTAAGAAATTATAGTAACAGCAGGACACTGGGAGACAATATAAGATTGGGGACGCTGACTGCATTTACTGCAGGTACTATAAATATAGCATCCTTATTAATATTTCTCTCATTTACGTCAAATGTAACAGGACATTACGCTATTTTGGCCGCTGAGATCAGCAAAGGAAACTGGGCACAGGTTGGAGTAGTGGGAGTATGGATATTTTTATTCTTCTTCGGAAGCTTCCTGTCCAACTTTATTGTTATCAATTTTAATAAGAAAAGTAAATATTTTGCCCATTCGATGCCCATTGTACTGGAGATTATATGTCTTCTTTTTGTAGGAGTATACGGACAGCTTTATTACCAGAAAACATTGGCAGAAACCGAGTACCTGGTAGCCCTTATGTTATTTGCAACAGGACTTCAGAATGGATTAACGGCAAGTATATCAAACTTTTCTGTAAAAACAACCCACCTTACCGGAACTACAACCGACCTGGGAATTCTGGTGTCTATGTTTACCCAGAAGAGATATAGAAAAAACGGAGAGCTGATTGGAAGAGCAAAACTATTGCTGAGCATTATGATTTCCTATGTATTAGGTGCTGTATTTTCAGGATTGACCTATTACTATCTGGAATTCAGAGTCTTTTATGTTATCAGTATCTGTCTTCTGATCGTGATCGGATATGATGCTTATAAAATTCATATACGGCACTTCAACACAAAATACAGGTACAACAGGATTTATAGAAAACCAAACCTTTTTGCTTACCTCTATGAAAAGATCCATGGAATACCTAAAAGAGAAAAGAAAAGAAAACTTGTTTTTGATGAGTGA
- a CDS encoding rhomboid family intramembrane serine protease encodes MFNNIPPITRNIIIINVIVFIVTSLLGNQVIGYLAGFYPFSPFFHSWQIITHMFMHGSIMHILFNMLTLFSFGPILEQTLGDRKYLILYFASGLGAFFLFNLWNFVEVQNISNELQQLGLNVSAYLSGASVEFSGSADSVLRQKELLGNLKDIVATPMVGASGAIFGIVAAFATLYPDSKIGIMFIPVPIKVKYLLPIIVVVSVYLGVSGNGGGIAHLAHVGGALVGWLLARIWKKHLYRFN; translated from the coding sequence ATGTTTAACAATATACCGCCGATTACACGAAATATTATCATTATTAATGTAATAGTATTCATTGTTACCTCTTTACTTGGAAATCAGGTTATTGGTTATCTTGCTGGTTTTTATCCTTTTTCACCATTCTTCCACTCATGGCAGATTATAACCCATATGTTTATGCATGGGAGTATTATGCATATTTTATTTAATATGTTGACGCTCTTCAGTTTTGGTCCTATTCTGGAACAGACATTGGGAGATAGAAAATATTTGATACTTTACTTTGCAAGTGGTTTAGGAGCCTTTTTCCTTTTCAATCTATGGAATTTTGTAGAAGTTCAGAATATTTCCAATGAATTACAACAGTTGGGTTTAAATGTGAGTGCATACCTGTCCGGTGCAAGTGTAGAGTTTTCTGGAAGTGCTGATTCTGTTCTTAGGCAAAAAGAGCTATTAGGAAACTTAAAAGATATTGTGGCAACACCTATGGTGGGGGCTTCAGGAGCTATTTTCGGAATTGTAGCAGCATTTGCAACCCTATATCCGGATTCTAAAATCGGAATTATGTTTATTCCGGTTCCTATCAAAGTAAAATATCTGTTACCCATTATTGTTGTGGTTTCCGTATACCTGGGCGTTTCCGGAAACGGAGGGGGAATTGCTCATCTCGCTCACGTAGGTGGGGCTCTGGTCGGCTGGCTGCTGGCAAGAATATGGAAAAAACACCTTTACAGATTCAATTAA
- a CDS encoding T9SS type A sorting domain-containing protein has product MRKIYFFLLLLGALQPAYSQANYCVKDISITNSTISIFTTNGEVYTWGVNDYGQVGTGSTQLQSSPYLRPVTPNFGSIYHSLSHTLGLTDNGKIYGWGRNTRGQVGNGTITDIYTPVQIGSDTDWKKMVAGLAHTIALKNNGTLWGWGNNSACELSITSPNPYPNQYFSQPVQISTDNNWIDITAGGSRTFAIKSNGTLWARGRNVLNSLGLQYAENVCVTNLSQVGTDTNWKKVVTSSLGDFTLALKTNNTLWGWGDNIAGGVGSGTSVLVQTPVQIGTDTWKEIATGQTYSVGVKSDGTLWQWGEGCWDSTINVIVPTSSLSPVQVGNDFDWEKVYAGHCVSIAQKSDGSVWAWGGYGYIWNNGAATSSAQPLLIFQCPRASTSESAYELSDIILYPNPAFDQISWAQNISIEKVTIYDMSGKLVLSQSVYAKSVNISSLTTGTYLIKLESKEKQIYNSKFLKK; this is encoded by the coding sequence ATGAGGAAAATTTATTTTTTCTTGCTGTTGCTGGGTGCCTTACAGCCTGCATATTCACAAGCTAACTATTGTGTAAAAGATATTTCTATCACTAACAGTACAATTTCAATTTTCACTACTAACGGAGAAGTTTATACCTGGGGTGTTAATGATTATGGACAGGTAGGTACAGGAAGCACGCAGCTGCAAAGTTCTCCGTATTTACGTCCTGTAACACCAAATTTTGGTTCTATTTATCATTCATTAAGCCATACATTAGGATTAACTGATAATGGGAAGATATATGGGTGGGGTAGAAATACGAGGGGGCAGGTAGGAAATGGAACAATTACAGATATTTATACCCCTGTACAGATTGGTTCTGATACAGACTGGAAAAAAATGGTAGCAGGCCTCGCCCATACTATTGCGCTAAAAAATAATGGAACGCTTTGGGGATGGGGAAATAATTCTGCCTGTGAGCTCAGTATAACCTCTCCCAATCCATATCCTAATCAGTACTTTTCTCAGCCCGTCCAGATCAGTACAGACAACAATTGGATAGATATAACCGCAGGAGGGAGCAGAACTTTTGCGATCAAAAGTAATGGGACTTTGTGGGCAAGAGGTAGAAACGTACTTAATAGTCTAGGTCTTCAGTATGCTGAAAATGTGTGTGTTACAAACTTGTCTCAGGTGGGAACAGATACAAACTGGAAAAAAGTGGTGACCTCTTCTTTAGGTGATTTTACCCTTGCTTTAAAAACTAATAATACTTTATGGGGATGGGGTGACAATATAGCGGGTGGAGTAGGAAGTGGTACAAGTGTGCTTGTGCAAACCCCTGTACAGATAGGCACAGATACCTGGAAGGAGATCGCAACCGGACAGACCTATTCTGTTGGTGTTAAAAGTGACGGAACCTTATGGCAATGGGGAGAAGGATGCTGGGACAGCACTATCAACGTAATAGTCCCAACCAGTTCTCTTTCTCCGGTACAAGTGGGTAATGATTTTGATTGGGAAAAAGTATATGCGGGGCATTGTGTTTCAATTGCTCAGAAATCAGATGGTTCTGTTTGGGCATGGGGCGGGTATGGATACATTTGGAATAACGGAGCAGCTACTTCATCGGCACAGCCCCTCCTTATTTTTCAGTGTCCCAGAGCTTCTACTTCAGAATCGGCATATGAGTTATCTGATATTATTTTATATCCAAACCCTGCTTTTGATCAAATTTCATGGGCACAAAATATTTCAATTGAAAAAGTTACTATTTACGATATGAGTGGAAAACTGGTGCTATCACAAAGTGTGTATGCAAAGTCTGTCAATATTTCAAGTCTTACTACCGGAACTTACCTGATCAAATTAGAGTCTAAAGAAAAACAGATTTATAATTCAAAGTTTCTTAAAAAATAA
- a CDS encoding PLP-dependent aminotransferase family protein: MSKDVLYLKIANSVTEQIKNETLQFGDRLPSLRSAQKLYNVSLNTVKQAYMELESRSLVESRPKYGYYVSQTSQRKLALPSIAQMKVSEGENTPEDLIGKVFGTIDGTDVTQFALGIPGKSLLPVAKMKKCMIDVVKRKNDSGTNYEPVQGSEQLRREIAKWAMVMEGKITEDDLVITSGAMNGVYNCLMAVTQPGDSVAVESPVYFGILQAIHLLGLKAVEIPTHPITGVDLDSLKKVLPKLSACCFVVNYNNPLGFQMPDENKKELVKMLTEHNVPLVEDDVYGNIYFGAGRPKPCKFYDEAGIVMWVGSVSKTLAPGFRVGWVAAGKFKEKIIRQKLVQTVSSPSLFSDVIADFLAHGRYDHHLRMFRKKLYANYLQIQKSVNLYFPDNTKISEPKGGFMLWLELDKRICTEDLYDEAVSQKVNFAPGRMFSQYNQYQNCMRLNYALEWTDRVESDLEKLGKMIKNKI, from the coding sequence ATGTCTAAGGATGTCCTGTACCTTAAAATAGCAAACTCTGTCACAGAGCAGATTAAAAACGAAACATTACAGTTTGGAGACAGGCTGCCTTCACTCAGAAGCGCCCAGAAGCTGTACAATGTAAGTCTTAATACAGTAAAACAGGCCTATATGGAGCTGGAAAGCCGTTCCCTTGTAGAGTCACGTCCCAAATATGGATATTACGTAAGCCAGACCTCTCAGAGGAAACTAGCACTGCCTTCTATAGCCCAAATGAAAGTTTCAGAAGGTGAAAATACACCTGAAGACCTTATAGGAAAAGTATTTGGTACAATTGACGGAACGGATGTTACCCAATTTGCATTGGGAATTCCCGGAAAAAGCCTCCTTCCTGTGGCGAAGATGAAAAAATGTATGATTGATGTGGTGAAAAGGAAAAATGATAGCGGAACCAACTATGAGCCCGTACAGGGAAGTGAACAGCTTCGCCGCGAAATTGCCAAGTGGGCAATGGTGATGGAAGGAAAGATTACAGAAGATGACCTGGTGATTACTTCCGGGGCAATGAATGGGGTATACAATTGCCTGATGGCAGTCACCCAGCCCGGAGATTCTGTGGCGGTAGAAAGTCCCGTTTATTTCGGGATCCTTCAGGCTATCCATTTATTAGGATTGAAAGCTGTGGAAATTCCCACCCATCCTATTACGGGAGTAGATCTGGATAGTTTGAAAAAAGTGCTTCCGAAGCTTTCTGCATGTTGTTTTGTAGTGAATTATAACAATCCATTAGGGTTCCAGATGCCTGATGAAAACAAGAAAGAACTCGTGAAAATGCTTACCGAGCATAATGTCCCTCTGGTTGAAGATGATGTCTACGGAAATATTTATTTCGGTGCGGGAAGACCAAAACCTTGTAAATTTTACGACGAAGCAGGTATTGTAATGTGGGTAGGCTCAGTCTCCAAGACCCTGGCTCCCGGATTTCGTGTGGGCTGGGTGGCTGCGGGAAAGTTTAAAGAGAAAATTATCCGTCAGAAGCTGGTTCAGACGGTTTCCAGCCCGTCTTTGTTTTCAGATGTAATTGCTGACTTTCTTGCCCATGGAAGATATGATCATCATCTGAGAATGTTCAGAAAAAAGCTGTATGCCAATTATCTTCAGATTCAGAAGTCTGTAAACCTGTATTTTCCGGATAATACTAAGATTTCTGAACCAAAAGGAGGATTTATGCTTTGGCTGGAGCTGGACAAGAGAATTTGTACGGAAGACCTGTATGATGAAGCAGTAAGCCAGAAAGTAAACTTTGCACCCGGAAGAATGTTTTCACAATATAATCAGTACCAGAACTGTATGCGTCTGAACTATGCGCTGGAATGGACAGATCGTGTAGAAAGTGACTTGGAGAAACTGGGAAAAATGATAAAAAACAAAATTTAA